Within Sphingobium aromaticiconvertens, the genomic segment CTTCGCCTCGAAAGTGGGCCGAGCCGGCGGCGCCAGCTTCTGATGCTTTCCGCAAAGTCGGATACGGCGCTGGCGCATGCTGGTGCGGCGCTGGGTCGGCATCTGGATGCGGACAGGACGACCAGCCTGCCGGATGTCGCCTATACGCTCAATATCGGGCGGCAGCCTCTGTCGTGTCGGCAGTTCGTGGTTGCGGATGACATTGCCGATGCCATTGCAAAGCTGGAGGCGGAGGGGCCGCGTGGAACGGCCCCGCTTCCCTGTGTCGCCGACCGGCCAGTGGCGTTCCTCTTCTGCGGCGCTGGACCCCAGCATGTGAATATGGCGCGCGGGCTGTATGACACAGAAGCCCGGTTTCGCGAGGAGGTGGACAGCGCTCTTGCCACAGCCGAGCGCATCGGCATCGGACAGATTCGTCGCTGGCTGTTCCCTGTCCCGTCCGACAGCGATCAGGCGGAGGTTGAAATGGCGCGGCCCTCCATCGCCCTGCCAGCCCTGTTCATTATCCAGACTGCGCTGGCGCGCCTGTGGATGTCGCTGGGGGTACAGCCCACGGGGATGATCGGTCATAGTTCGGGCGAATATGCGGCTGCCCATATTGCGGGCGTCATCGACCTTGAGGCCGGATTGCGCATCGTTTCCGCACGGGGACGATTGTTCGAAACGACGGCGGCGGGCGGCATGTTGAGCGTGCCGTTGAGCGAGGCTGAACTGGCCCCGCTGCTGCCCGCCGAACTCGCCATCGCGGCGATCAACGCACCGGGCCTGTGCGTCGTGTCCGGGCCAGCCGATGCGATCGACCGATTTCAGGAGGAACTGCAAAGCCGGGAGATCGAGGCACAGGCCGTGCGTATTTCAGTCGCGGCGCATTCGTCCATGCTCGATCCGATCCTGCCCGAATTTCGCGAACTGATGCAGTCGATCCCGCTGAAGGCACCGCAAATCCCCTTCGCCTCGAACCTGACGGGCGGGTGGGTTTCCGGGCGCGAGGTCACCGATCCCGAATATTGGGTTCGGCACCTGCGTGAAACGGTGCGGTTCATGGACGGCCTCAAATGCCTGCTGAACGATCCCGATCAATTGCTGCTGGAGATCGGTCCCGGTCGCAGCATGGCAAGCCTTGCCCGACAACATCCCGATCGCGCGCGTCAACAACCCCTCGCCAGTTCCCTGCGGCACCCCGATCAGGCGGTCGCCGACGACGCCTTCTGGCTCGATACGGTGGGGCAGCTCTGGGCGATGGGCGTGACGCTCGACTGGGACGGCTTCTGGTCCGGCCAGCAGCGGCTGCGACTGCCCCTCCCGACCTATGGTTTTGATCGGGAAAGGCACTGGATAGAGCCGGGGACCATGCACCTTGCGCCGCAGGACGATATGGAGGCGTTGACGCGGCAGGCCGACACGAGCGACTGGCAGTTTGAGCCGGTCTGGAACCGCACCGCTCTGCCCGACAGGGCGATCGGCGAGGGTCCCGCACTGGTTCTGGAAGACGATATGGGCCTTGGCGCGGGCATTGCCGAGCGACTGCGCAGTGAGAAACGCGACGTGGTCATTGTCCGTCCGGGCAACCGTTTCCGCCGCCATTCCCCGGATCGGTTCAGTATCGATCCTGCGAACCCGTGCGATTATGCCCATCTTTTCGACTGTTTGGGCGCGGAAGGACGGTTGCCCGCGCAGATATTCCATTGCTGGCTGCTGACCGGCGAGGCGAAGGGGCGGACGGTCGCGACGGACAGGCTACTCGACATGGGCCTCTACAGCCTTACCGCGCTTGTGCCGGAACTTGCGCGGCAGCGGGATGCCTGTGTCGAACTGGCGCTGCTCAGCGATCATGCGCAGCGGATCGTGGAGGAGCATGGGTTGATGCCCGCAAAGGCGACTGCCATCGGCGCCGCCCGCGTGATATCGACGGAATATCCCAAGACACATATCCGCTGTATCGATGTGATGCTGTCTCCGGTGAGCAACCGGCGGGCGCAGGGGGAACTGGCCGACACGCTGCTGGCGGAACTGGCGGGGCCGTGGGAGGCAAGGCCGATCTGCTATCGGGGTGGCGAGCGCTGGGTATTGGACTATCAGCCCGCAGCGATCGGAAAAAGCGACGGCCCCGTGATCATGCCGCCTGTCGAAGAGGATGATGTGTTCCTCATCACCGGGGGACTTGGCGGTCTGGGCCTGATGATCGCGCGGCATCTGGCGGAAACGAAAGGCGCACGCATCGCCCTTCTGGTGCGCACGGCGCTTCCCCCCCGCAACCAATGGACGGATCTGCTTGCCAGCGTACAGGTGGCGAAAGACGTACAGGACAAGATCCTGCGGGTTCTTGCCCTGGAGGCGAGTGGGGCGGTCGTCGAACTGTTCGTGGCGGACGTCGCCAATCCGCATTCCCTGGGCAAGGCGATCCGCAGCGTTGTCGAGACGCTGGGTGCTATAACGGGCGTATTCCATACCGCCGGTGTGCTCGACGATGGACTGCTTGAAACCCGCACCCGTTCGGCGATGGACGCGGTGCTGAGGCCCAAGGTCCAGGGTACACTTGCGCTGGAGGCCGCGCTTGCCGGCCATCCGGTCGAATTCATGATGCTTTTCTCTTCCGTCAGCGCGCTTGCGGGCATGCCGGGGCAGACGGATTATGCCGCCGCCAATGCCTTTCTTGACGCCTATGCCCAGTCGCGGCGGGACGATCCCGTCACACGGGTCATGTCCATTGGATGGACCCAATGGCGGGAGGTCGGCATGGCGGCTGGGTTGAGCAGGGCTGTAAATCTCGCATCTGGTCTCTCCGACGATCTGGGAGAGGGGGTCATGATCGATCATCCCTTCCTAGAGCGGCTGTACATGTTGTCGGTGGACGAATATGTCGTGTCGGCAACGCTCTCCCCCGAAACGCATTGGATATTGGACGAGCATCGGCTCAACGGAACCGGCGCGCTCCTGCCGGGAACAAGCTATCTGGAACTGGCACGTGCGGCCTATGGGATGGTTGACCCGCTGCCCATCACCTTGTCCGACGTGACGTTCCTGACACCCTTCGCTGTCCAGGATGGCACGGCACGGCAACTGCGCGTTCATTTGCGCCGCCGCGTGGGCAGTGACTGGCGCTTTGTCATATTGGGACGGGAACTGGGCACAACGGGTGAATGGGTGGAACATGCGGTGGGATATTGCTGCGCCCGGCCCATGGCCCAGCTACCGGCGCCACTGGATATTGATGGCCTGATGACGCGCTGTTCCGCGGTGGTGGGACGGGGCAGCGAGGCCAGTTCCGTGCTTCATTTCGGACCGCGCTGGGACAATGTCCAACGGATTGCGCGGAATGGAGATGAGGCCCTGCTCCACCTTTCGCTGGATCGCGCCTTTCAGGCGGAATGCGATCATGTTCTGCTCCATCCCGCGCTGCTCGATCTTGCGACCGCCGGAGCGCAGGTGCTGATTGACGGTTACGATCCCAAGCGGGACTTTTTCGCGCCCTTTTCCTATCGATGGATGACGATCCACGCGCCGCTCCCTTCGGCAATCGTCAGTCATGTGCGTCATCGTTTTCAGGCAGAAGCTTCCGGCGCAACGGCGACATTCGATATCACGATCGCCGATCCGTTGGGCCGGATATTGGCTGAGATCAACGAATTCACCATGATGCGTATTTCCGACCTGTCAGCGATGCGGAAAAAGCAGGACCAACCAGCCACCTCGTTGGCGGATGGTGCGGAACCTGCGCTTGAAGGGATATTGCCCGAAGAAGGCATCAGGGTGATCGACCAGTTGCTGGCTGGTCGAACCCGGCCGCATATTCTCATTTCACCCTATGACCTTGGCGGCGCCATCAAGCGTTTGCGCAAGCCGCATCGGTCGGCCATGCCACAGGTGGCGATAGAACGGCGGGAGGGTGAAGGCGAGGCGCCCGTCACCGCGATGGAACAGGTGATCGCAGAGCTGTGGACCGACCTGCTGGGTGTCGATCCTATCCTGCGCGAAGATAACTTCTTCGACCTCGGCGGCCACTCCCTGCTGGCGGTGCAGTTCATCAACCGGCTTCGCAAGAAAGTGGGAAAGAGCGTCCCTCTTGCGGCGCTGCTCGATGCGCCGACCGTGGCGGCGCTGGCGCGCGAGATTGATCCAGAGTCGGTGGAAGGGGCGACCGTTGCCGTGCGCGAAGACGCCGTACCGGCAAAACGCGACCTGGTCACCATTCGCGACGGTGGCTCGCTGACACCGATCTTCTTCGTGCATGACGGATTGGGCGAGACGCTGCTCTATCGCGGACTGGCGCTGAGGCTCGATCAGTCGCGCCCGATTTACGGCATTGAACCACTTCGCACGCTGGAGGGCGGCTTTGCCCACACCCGGATCAGCGAAATGGCGACCAACTATATCGAACGGCTGAAGACGGTTCAGCCAACCGGCCCCTATCTGTTGGCGGGGTTATGCGCGGGCGGTGTCATAGCCTTTGAGATGGCCAGGCAATTGCAGGATGGTGGCGACATTGTTGCATTTGTCGGTATCATTGATGCTGCGGACGTCGCGCTGGCCAAGCGGTCTTTTTACATCACGCGTATACGGCTCCAGCGTATTCGCGCGCTGGCGGGAGAGAGCAATCCGATGTTGCTGCTTCCATCCCTGGTTCGCAGGACGGTCAACGCAGCAAGATGGGAGATCTCGTCCCGTTGGCAGGAGGCGCGTAACCGACGAACGGTGCAGGCCATACGCAGGGTCAATGCCGGGGCCGAGGCATCCGTTGCCCTGGGCCAGGCAGAAGATGCCATCCCGTTCCTCAAACTCTATGAAGTGGCGCACAAGCTCCATCAGCCCAAGGGCATGTTCGAGGGGGGAAGCGTCACGCTTTTCAAGGCGATGCAGGGCAATGGCCAAAAGGAGGACATCGCCTATCGCGCCGTTTACAACGATTATGCGCTGGGATGGGGCAGGCGGGTCGCCGATGACATCACTGTGGTGTCCGTGCCCGGTGGGCATAGCTCTGCGCTACAGGATCCGCATGTCGGGACGGTTGCGCGACTGTTCCAGGAGGCCATCGATAGCGCTGTATCCTCAGTCGAGCGGCAGGCCAGTTTTACGGCGCGGGAAGCGTCCCCTTTCATGGAGGTCGCCGCCGAATGACGCCGTTCCACAAGAATCTGCCCACCATTGACGTTATCATCGTCAATTACTGTACGCGGACATTGGTGGTCGCCTGTCTCGACAGCCTTGAGATGGAGCGGAAGAATGTTCCTAATATGCGGGTGATCGTGGTCGACAACGACTCCCAGGATGGATCGGCTGAACTGATAGAAGCGGTGATACAGGATCGGGAATGGCATTGGGTGACGCTGCTTCGAGCGGGCGCGAATCGTGGTTTTGGCGCTGGCAACAACCTCGGGATAAGCTTTGCTTTGGACCAGCCATCGCCTGCCGATCTGCTGTGGTTCCTCAATCCCGATACGGAGGTACGGCTGACGGCTGGTCAGAGCCTTGCCCGATTCATGGGATCGCATCCCGCGGCAGGCATTGGAGGCAGCGCGCTGCTTGAAAGCGACGGTAAGCCGTGGCCATTCGCCTTCCGCTTTCCGAGCATCCTGGGCGAGATCGAGCGGGGAGCACGTTGGGGCATATTATCTCGACTGCTTCGGAAAAGTTCGACGTTAAAGAGGATGGAAGGGCGCTGCGAACAGGTGGACTGGGTATCGGGCGCCAGCTTCGTCGTCAGGCGCGAGTTAATGGAATCGGGGTTGCGGTTCGATGAAGGCTATTTCCTCTATTATGAGGAAACGGATTTTTGCCTTCATGCCAGACGCAGGGGCTGGGAATGCTGGTATGTGCCCGATGCGGTTGTGCTCCATATCGCAGGGCAGAGCACGGGCGTAACGGGCAAACAGATTAAATTGCGCCGCCTTCCTTCCTATTGGTTTCATTCCCGACGGCGCTATTTTACGAAGAATCATGGTCGACTTTACGGAATCGCAGCCGACCTCGCCTGGATAGGCGCGCATATCTTCTCACGCTTAAAACATATGGTGCGTGGGTCAGACGATCCCGATCCGCCTAACCTTCTGATCGATTTTCTGCGTCACTCTTCACTGGTGCCGCGCAAGTTTCTGGCGCCGCGCGACGTGATCAGCGTTTGACCGCGCCGGAATGCCTCGGGCTGAATGAACTGGGCATAAAGGTCGACAGACTTTGGCGGACGGAAGTGCCTTTTCCGATGTGGCTGATACACCTCCCGGATAGGGTGTCTCCATCCCTTGTCCAATTGCTTTCCGAAGAAGAATGGGAAAGGGCACAAGGCTTTCGCACCCATATGCTCCGTAGTCGCTATATCGCCGCCCATGCCGGCTTGCGGTTGCTGATCGAGTTTCAGTTCGGCCTGCCTGCGAGCCGACAGCAGTTTGTGCGCAACGCGTTCGGCAGGCCGTATCTCGTCGAAAGGCGCGATGTACGGAGCAGTATCAGCTATTCGGGGGCATATGCCATCATCGGCCTGTCCGGTGAACGGGAGATCGGTGTTGATCTCGAGACGGTACGGCCGATTGAAGATGTGCTGGAACTGGCGGAGATCCATTGCACGCCAAGCGAACGCCTGGCGCTTCGTCGTGCCTTGAAAATGGGGAGGTCATTCAGCAATGGGTTTTTGAGGGCATGGGTCCGGAAGGAGGCATGTGTAAAAGCGCTTGAAAGAGGGCTCTCAATTCCTCTTGAATCTATCCATTGCGGTATAGGCAGTAAAACGACGACGGTGAAATTTGGAGAAAGTAAAATTTCCACCGGCGTCGTTCATGTGCGCGACCATACCATTGTTTTGTCTCCGAGCGACCTTGTCATTGGCTGGGCTCAAATATGATTTGAGCACAACTGGAATTCTGGAGAAAAAATCTTAGTTAATGTCAGGAAAAAGATGTAGCTTCTTTATCTTTTATTTCCGATATCAATAGGCCTTGCTGGATAACATGCGCAATCATGTGAGCACGATTACGTGTGCGTGTCTTGAGTCGCACATTTTCGATGTGTCGCTCGACGGTGCAAGGTGCAATGGCCAGTTCGATGGCCGCTTCCTTGGCTGACAAGCCTAGAGCAACCAGGCCCAGGACTTCATGCTCCCGCCCCGTTAGCTTAATGGAATCCTGAGTATATCTACTCATCTTCATCCCCATTTTGAAAAGTGACCCCGTTGATCACAGAAGCATAATCACCCTAATAAAAATGGGAGTCTCTGAGGATTCTGGATAATTGCTGGCCCAATTGAAGCATTTTACCATCGCGAACGATGCGACAGGATGCATATGGCTAAACGTAATCATCTGGATAGGAATAGCGGCGTGATAATGCTAGAGCCGCATCCAATCTGATGGCATCGATTCGGCGGTTTATTCGCCATGATGTTCCCCCGGCCGTGGCCAGTGCTTGGCGGCACTGTCCGCGTGAGCAGACCGAGCAGGGATCGCTGCGGCTGTTCATTACGGAAGAACGAGGCTTCTGCATTGAAGGGCAGGGCTTGAGAGTTGCAGCACGGCCGCACCTGCTATGCCGGGGCGGGTCTGAGCGCAGTTTCGATGATTTGGTCAGCGACCTTGAGGATGCGCAGGCGCAGGTCGCGAAGGTGACGGGCATTTTTTGCGGCAAGTCGTTGGGAATGAAAACGTGACGCGCTATCATCTGTCATAGCGGGTATGACACTTTCTGTCCGAAAAAAGGATGATGTCCCAATCTCTATTTCAGTTCAGTAACTTGGGCCATGCCCGCCAACCCGATCCTATGTTTCCGGCGAACGAAGCGGGTTAAATTGTGCCGTGTATGTTTGGCTCTTACCCCTAGTTTGGGGAAGTCGCTAAATACTATCTGTTTCAGGAAAATGTAACATAAGTATCAATTGAATTGAAAATAGATGTTGCTATTAAAATCAACGTAAATATTGATTTTCTTTTATAAAAAGTTGAATTATTTGTAATAATTTTACACTCATTTGCTAGTATGGCTGCCTGAGTTCTGTTATTGACGGACATTTTTCGAAATATAGACTGAATAGATACCTTTACAGTCGCCTCGCTTACCCCAAGCTCTCTGGATATTAATTTATTTGGTTGGCCCATGATGAGGCGTTGTAAAATATCTTTCTCTCGTTCATTTAGCCCGAAATCCATGGATATTTCATCATCTTCAAAAGAACTGATTCTTAGTGAGGTGGTGCTGATGGAATCAATCAGGTTTGAAGGAGCTACTTTTTCATCCATTAGGATGAGGTGCATTTTTGCTATGAATGCTTGATGGGCTATGTCTTTTATAATATAGCCATGGGCGCCTGCAAAAAAAATGCGTAACAGTATATTTAAATCGAAATCATCTCTGAGGATAACAAGTTTCGATTTAGGAAATTTATTGATGATGTTTTGAATGTCTGTATCAATAGATTTTTCATTCCAGGTGTAATCAACAATGATTATATGTTGATCATGATCATGGCAGTCAATTATTTCATCAATGCTTGATATTGATTGTGCGATGTTGAATCCGCTGTCAGACAGAATCCTGCTCAGTCCTTCCCGAGTCAATGCGTTGGATATCACCAACGATGTCGAACCTGATAGCTCCATATACGATCGCCTCTGTACTGCTGCCACCTTTGGGGGCAGTGCCAATATAGGATGCGGTGCAATTTTATCGGAGCGACCCATGGAATCATAACTGCATACGAACCAATCGTTATATTATTATTCATAAATTGATAGGAGCTAATTCGGATAGTATCCTGTGGTCTGAGTCCCGCAGTTGGACGGTTTCGATAGTCGATCAACGGTGTTTTCGAGATCGTTCGTCGCCTGCGGGGGCACATGCTTCTATTCGTGAGTGCCGCGCTGGGCGCCACATTTTAGGCAGTGCGATCATCGCTTTGAATGCTGCAAGCTCTAATGAGATATGGAAAAAATCCTTACTTGAATGGGGCAATGTGAATCATATCCGAATTCAAGGGTCGGGGAGCAGGCTGCCGTTCGCCGTTCGGACGCGAAGTTCAAGTCGGGGGCCGTAGCCGTGAACGTGGCGGGTTTCCATTACGACTATACTAACCTTCAGGCGACGACCACCGTGGGCGGGGTCAGCACCCTTCAGAACGCCGGTTCCGCTGAAATCTACGGCATCGACGCGGATGCGAGCTTCCGCGCTTCGGACGACCTGACCCTGACCATGGGTGCGGCCTGGCTGCATGCTCGCTATGATGCCTTTCCCAATGCAAGTCTGGTCGAGATGCCGACCGATCCGGATTTCGACGGCGTGCTGGATGGGAGGACGGACGTAAGCGGCCAGCGAATGATCCGGGCGCCCAAATTCACCGTGAACGGGCTGATTGACTATCATCATGACTTCGATGCGGGCCGGCTTGCCCTGTCGCTGAACGGCTTCTACTCGACCAAGGTGCGCATGGCGCTAGAAAGCCGCATCGAACAGGATGCCTATTTCACGGGTAACGCACGCATTGCCTTCTCGCCAGCGGACACCGGCGCCACCCTGTCGGTCTTTGCGCGCAACTTCACCAATGCAAAGGTTCTGGGGTCCACGTTCATCAATCCCAGCGCGGATGCCGTCATTTACTCGCCACCGCGGCAGATTGGTGTCGGTCTGAACTATTCCTTCTGATGTTCAAGCAGGATTTCATAGTGATGAACAAACTGGATCGCCGCTAGCCGGAGGTTCGTTCATGCGGGATCTATCTGTTTGGCCAACTGATCGATTCACAAAAGTCCAGGACGGCAGAAACGGCGGGTGTCTTGGCCCGGTCATTGGCCGCGAAAGCGCAGATCGAGACGGGGCTTTCGGTCCAACCCTCCAGGACGGGCCGCAATGTACCCATCTTGATCTCGCTCGCCACCAGCATTTCCAGCGTTCGGGCGATTCCCAGGCCTGAGACTGCGAGCGTCGACACTGCGCTGCCGTCATTCAAGCTGAGCTTCGATTTCGGACGCACAGTCTGAATCTTGTTTCCAGAGTTGAAATTCCAGCGAGGGCCGCCGACGCGCTCGGTCGTCGAATATGTTATGCAATCATGCTGTTCCAGATCCTCCGGCTTCTCGGGCACGCCGTGAAGCGCGAGATAGGATGGCGCGGCGACATGCACGAACCGTGTGTGGCCCAGCACGCGGACATCCGCATTGGCGGGATGCTCTTCGCCGATCCGCAGCAGTACATCGAAACCATCCGGCCTGAACACGACACCGCGATCGCCCAGACTGATGTCCAGCGCGACATCCGGATAAGTCGCGCAAAAAAGCGGCACCGCAGGAACGATGTAACGAAGGCCGACTGCCGCCGGCGCATCGACCCGCACGCGTCCACGCGGCCGAACGGGGCCGTCGCGCGCCACATCCTCGGCGGCCTGGAACGCGTCGAGAATATGGCGCGCATCGTTCAGGAAGCGATCGCCTTCGCGGGTCAGATCGATCCGGCGGGTCGTGCGATCGAGGAGGCGCTTGCCTAACCGTTTTTCCAACTGCGCCAGATGAGTTGTCACCATCGTCGGTGACATTCCAAGCGCCTGCGCCGCCCGCGACATGCTGCCCTGATTGATGATCTCGACGAATACTTCGAGCGAGCGAAGCCTGTCCATTATTCGTTTCCAGCGAAGAGTTTGTTTGTATTTTGTAGGATTATCATTTCAGAGCGATGCTGTCATCATGGCATAAATGGCGAGAGAGCCATGGCCTAGGAGGTGCGATGACGTTTAATCACCTGTTCGATCCGATCACGATCCGGGGGATGCGGGTGAAGAACCGCATCGCGATGGCGCCGATGGAGAGCCATCTCGGCAATGCGGACGGCTCGGTCTCGAAAGAGGCGATCGCTTATTATCGCGAGCGCGCCCTTGGCGGCACCGGCCTCGTAATCGTAGAATTTACCTGTGTTGACGGGCTTGATGGCTTCAGTTCGATGGCGCCACAGTTGCGGCTTGATTCCCCTTTCTATCGGTCCGGCCATGGCAAGCTGGCAGCCGCGGTCCAGTCCGCCGGCGCACGCGCCTGCGTCCAGTTGAGCCATGCGGGGCGCCAGTCGCGGGAGGCGGTGATCGGCCGCCAGCCCGTCTCCTCCTCGGCGGTCCCGCTCAAGTCGCTCTATTTGAACGCGGTGCCCCGCGCTCTGGAGGAGCATGAGATTCTCCGTATCATTCAGAGCTATGCATCCGCCGCATCGCTGGCGATACAGGTTGGCTATGATGCGGTCATGCTGCACGGCGCGCACGGCTATCTGCTACAGCAATTCCTGTCGCCGCTGGTCAACGAACGCGACGATGACTGGGGCGGCGATTTCGAGCGTCGGCTCAAATTCCCCGTCGAAGTCATAAAGGCCGTGCGTGCCGCGATCGGCGACAAGCCGCTGCTGTATCGCATGTCGGTGTCCGATTTTCTTGAGGGCGGCCTCACGATCGAGGATAGCGAGAAGATCGCTCCCCATCTGTGCGATGCCGGGGTCGACGCGATCGATATCTCCTGCGGCTCGCTCGACAGCGTAGAGGTAATCGTCGAGCCGATGTCGGTGGCAGAGGGCTGGCGCCTGCCGATGGCGCGTCGCATCCGCGAGGCGACGGGCAAGCCCGTGATCTGCGCGGGCGTCATCCGCAAGCCGGAAATGGCCAACGCGGCGATCGCTTCGGGCGATACCGACATGATCTCTTTGGGCCGGGCCCTGCTCGCTGATCCGATGTGGCCGGACAAGGCCCGGTCGGGCCGCTCCGACGACATTCGCCTCTGCACCTCCTGCAACTGGTGCATCAAGGAGACGGGCGGCAACCGCGGCGTCAGCTGCGCCGAAAACCCGCGCTGCGGTCATGAAACGGATCCGCCGATCGATGGCTTCGGCGCAGGAAAAAACGCAGCCGTCGTCGGGGCCGGACCCGGCGGCATGGCGGCGGCCCTGATGCTGGAACAGGCGGGCTTCGGCGTCACCCTGTTCGAAAAACGGGCGACGTTGGGCGGCAATCTCATCACCTCCGCCACGCCGCCCGGCAAGGACAAGCTGTTCTGGTATCACGCATTCCTGCTGCGCAGAATGAGCCGGAGCGGGATCGACGTGCGTAGCGGCGCCGCTGCGGACGCGGAAACCATTCTTGCCACGACGCCGGATGTTATCGTCCTGGCGTCCGGCTCATGTCCTGCGCCGCTGGCACTCGGCGGATCCGGCGGCTTGCCGCTCCATCCGGCGTTCAAGATATTGCTTGGCGATGTGGTCCTGCCCGCCTCGACTGCAGAAAAGCCGATCATGATCTATGGCGGCGGCGAGACGGGAACCGAGACGGCACAACATCTGACGAAACAGGGCCATCATGTGCTTCTGGTGACGCGTTCGGATCGACGCTTCCTGGCGCGCAACGCCGAGCCGCTCTATCGCATGCACCTCTTGCGCCAGTTGCAGGAGGACAAGGCGATCCGCATCGTCGATCATATGCGGCTCAGTGGGATAGAAGAGGATCATGTCGTTCTCAGCGACGATAATGGTGATCATATCGAACCGGCTGCCGCTGTCCTGCTCGCGCATGGGCTGGTACCGGACACGACGCTCGCCAGGGATCTCGCCGATGCGACTGTGCCTGTCATCCGGATTGGCGACGCGGTGCAGGTAGCGCGGATCGGCGAAGCGGTTCGCGATGCTTATCGAACCGTGCAGGATCTGCGCCGTATCCTCACGCAACCCGAGGCCATAGCATGCTGATCTCGCGCGCGATCGGGGAGCGGGGATGATGCCGATCGGTGTCAAGGTGAAGGTGGACCGCTTCGCCTTGCTGTCCGAACAGCGGTTGCAGGGTTCGGTCGTGATGTTCTCATGAGCAACACCGACGCTGCTGCGGGCGATGTGCACACCAGCATCTGCCGGCTGTGTACCGCCTTCTGTCCGATTCAGGTGACGGTCGAGGAAGGCCGCGCCACCAGGATCGTCGGCAACCCTCGCGCTCCGCTCTATGGCGGCTATACCTGCCCCAAGGGTCGCGCGCTGCCTGAACAACATTATGGACCCCAGCGCTTGCTGCACACGTTGAAGCGCGGCCTGGATGGCGGCTTTGCGAAATGCAGAGCCGAGACGGCCATGGACGAAATCTCTGACAGGCTGCAGTCGATCATAGACGACCATGGACCGCGCGCGGTCGCCGTCTATGTCGGCATGGGGACCGTGCCTTTCGTCGTCGCCAATTCGATCGCGGGCGGGTGGCTGCGCGGACTCGGCTCACCCATGTTCTTCACCGCCGGTTCGATCGACAAGCCGGGCATCCTGATCGCACTTGCCCACCATGGCATGTGGCAGGCCGGGCAGCCGCACTTCAACACCGCCAAAGGACATGACCGCAAACGAGGCGAGGCTGATCGTGATCGTCCCCGCGTCAGCGAAACGGCCAAGCGCGCGCATATCCACATGCAGCCACGTCCCGGT encodes:
- a CDS encoding type I polyketide synthase is translated as MYHDPNAGNFDGQDGLDNAVAIVGMSCRFAQARGLDAYWSLLREGREAIERYSDEALIAAGVDPALLRKGGYVRSGAPLEDMECFDAGLFGLSPRDAAIMDPQHRHFLECVWEALENAGHTPQRFKGEIGLFAGSGHNAYMPYNLLTNAKLVRDVGLFLLRHTSNDKDFLTTRVSYLFDLKGPSINIQTACSTSLVSMHMAAQSLLNGECDMALAGGASIELPHRQGYMYEEGEILSPDGHCRPFDANAQGTVFGSGVGVVVLRRLADAIADGDHIYAVLRGSAINNDGAGKVGYLAPSVDGQAKVIAEALAIAGVDAHTIDYVEAHGTGTPVGDPIEVAALTSAFRQSTDRVGFCAIGSVKGNIGHTDTAAGVAGVIKVALALHHGELPATLNFTAPNPACALEDSPFFVAGKHVPWLAESRPRRAGVSSLGVGGTNAHLVLEQAPLRLESGPSRRRQLLMLSAKSDTALAHAGAALGRHLDADRTTSLPDVAYTLNIGRQPLSCRQFVVADDIADAIAKLEAEGPRGTAPLPCVADRPVAFLFCGAGPQHVNMARGLYDTEARFREEVDSALATAERIGIGQIRRWLFPVPSDSDQAEVEMARPSIALPALFIIQTALARLWMSLGVQPTGMIGHSSGEYAAAHIAGVIDLEAGLRIVSARGRLFETTAAGGMLSVPLSEAELAPLLPAELAIAAINAPGLCVVSGPADAIDRFQEELQSREIEAQAVRISVAAHSSMLDPILPEFRELMQSIPLKAPQIPFASNLTGGWVSGREVTDPEYWVRHLRETVRFMDGLKCLLNDPDQLLLEIGPGRSMASLARQHPDRARQQPLASSLRHPDQAVADDAFWLDTVGQLWAMGVTLDWDGFWSGQQRLRLPLPTYGFDRERHWIEPGTMHLAPQDDMEALTRQADTSDWQFEPVWNRTALPDRAIGEGPALVLEDDMGLGAGIAERLRSEKRDVVIVRPGNRFRRHSPDRFSIDPANPCDYAHLFDCLGAEGRLPAQIFHCWLLTGEAKGRTVATDRLLDMGLYSLTALVPELARQRDACVELALLSDHAQRIVEEHGLMPAKATAIGAARVISTEYPKTHIRCIDVMLSPVSNRRAQGELADTLLAELAGPWEARPICYRGGERWVLDYQPAAIGKSDGPVIMPPVEEDDVFLITGGLGGLGLMIARHLAETKGARIALLVRTALPPRNQWTDLLASVQVAKDVQDKILRVLALEASGAVVELFVADVANPHSLGKAIRSVVETLGAITGVFHTAGVLDDGLLETRTRSAMDAVLRPKVQGTLALEAALAGHPVEFMMLFSSVSALAGMPGQTDYAAANAFLDAYAQSRRDDPVTRVMSIGWTQWREVGMAAGLSRAVNLASGLSDDLGEGVMIDHPFLERLYMLSVDEYVVSATLSPETHWILDEHRLNGTGALLPGTSYLELARAAYGMVDPLPITLSDVTFLTPFAVQDGTARQLRVHLRRRVGSDWRFVILGRELGTTGEWVEHAVGYCCARPMAQLPAPLDIDGLMTRCSAVVGRGSEASSVLHFGPRWDNVQRIARNGDEALLHLSLDRAFQAECDHVLLHPALLDLATAGAQVLIDGYDPKRDFFAPFSYRWMTIHAPLPSAIVSHVRHRFQAEASGATATFDITIADPLGRILAEINEFTMMRISDLSAMRKKQDQPATSLADGAEPALEGILPEEGIRVIDQLLAGRTRPHILISPYDLGGAIKRLRKPHRSAMPQVAIERREGEGEAPVTAMEQVIAELWTDLLGVDPILREDNFFDLGGHSLLAVQFINRLRKKVGKSVPLAALLDAPTVAALAREIDPESVEGATVAVREDAVPAKRDLVTIRDGGSLTPIFFVHDGLGETLLYRGLALRLDQSRPIYGIEPLRTLEGGFAHTRISEMATNYIERLKTVQPTGPYLLAGLCAGGVIAFEMARQLQDGGDIVAFVGIIDAADVALAKRSFYITRIRLQRIRALAGESNPMLLLPSLVRRTVNAARWEISSRWQEARNRRTVQAIRRVNAGAEASVALGQAEDAIPFLKLYEVAHKLHQPKGMFEGGSVTLFKAMQGNGQKEDIAYRAVYNDYALGWGRRVADDITVVSVPGGHSSALQDPHVGTVARLFQEAIDSAVSSVERQASFTAREASPFMEVAAE
- a CDS encoding glycosyltransferase family 2 protein produces the protein MTPFHKNLPTIDVIIVNYCTRTLVVACLDSLEMERKNVPNMRVIVVDNDSQDGSAELIEAVIQDREWHWVTLLRAGANRGFGAGNNLGISFALDQPSPADLLWFLNPDTEVRLTAGQSLARFMGSHPAAGIGGSALLESDGKPWPFAFRFPSILGEIERGARWGILSRLLRKSSTLKRMEGRCEQVDWVSGASFVVRRELMESGLRFDEGYFLYYEETDFCLHARRRGWECWYVPDAVVLHIAGQSTGVTGKQIKLRRLPSYWFHSRRRYFTKNHGRLYGIAADLAWIGAHIFSRLKHMVRGSDDPDPPNLLIDFLRHSSLVPRKFLAPRDVISV